In one Melopsittacus undulatus isolate bMelUnd1 chromosome 4, bMelUnd1.mat.Z, whole genome shotgun sequence genomic region, the following are encoded:
- the FOXI2 gene encoding forkhead box protein I2 yields MHPFVPPPSPPPQGPALLEASVCPGLCPSVRPPPTAGPYLWLGGHTGPSMPVLPPGPERGWAAVGPPPECPRPARPPYSYSALIAMALHSAPGRRRTLSQIYQYVSENFPFYRRSKAGWQNSIRHNLSLNDCFKKVPRAEDDPGKGSYWTLDPNCERMFDNGSFRRRRRRRRAEAGAAEGSGGSGHGSLLYGAAVAAFGL; encoded by the exons ATGCACCCGTTCGTGCCGCCCCCCTCGCCTCCGCCTCAGGGCCCGGCGCTGCTGGAGGCCTCCGTGTGCCCAGGCCTATGCCCTTCGGTGCGGCCGCCGCCGACCGCCGGCCCTTACCTATGGCTCGGCGGTCACACCGGACCCTCCATGCCGGTCCTGCCGCCGGGCCCGGAGCGGGGCTGGGCGGCGGTGGGTCCGCCTCCCGAGTGCCCGAGGCCGGCCCGGCCGCCTTACTCGTACTCGGCGCTGATCGCCATGGCCCTCCACAGTGCGCCGGGCCGGCGGAGGACCCTCAGCCAGATCTACCAGTACGTGTCCGAGAACTTCCCCTTCTACCGGAGGAGCAAGGCGGGTTGGCAGAACTCCATCCGGCACAACCTGTCCCTCAACGACTGCTTCAAGAAGGTGCCGAGGGCCGAGGATGACCCGG GCAAAGGGAGCTACTGGACCCTCGACCCCAACTGTGAGAGGATGTTCGATAACGGCAGcttcaggaggaggaggaggaggaggagggctgAGGCCGGAGCTGCCGAGGGGAGCGGAGGGTCCGGCCATGGGAGCCTCCTGTACGGGGCTGCGGT AGCTGCCTTTGGACTGTGA